Proteins encoded in a region of the Podarcis muralis chromosome 4, rPodMur119.hap1.1, whole genome shotgun sequence genome:
- the ACOT9 gene encoding acyl-coenzyme A thioesterase 9, mitochondrial isoform X3, with translation MVFIKQGLSCPGQDADFLPQWLPGFPDYGGRDHVQAMNERKALHTLLAKNQADLPPRKMRDSYIEVILPLGSQPEIREKYLNVHNSVRFGRILEDLDSLGVLICYTHTKHEAGQMSPLSIVTALVDKIGLWKQDIRPDCDIKFVGNVSWVGRTSMEVKMHMLQFHDGAYHPVLDATFVMVARDPENKRPAFVNPLILESPEEEKIFKEGEANKTRRVDSSRASLLKMAPTAEERNIVHDIFLNTLDPRTVSFRSRLLPPTAVWMEDAKLKGLEICHPQERNIFNRIFGGFLMRKAYELGWACAYSYGNSRPYVVAVDDIMFQKPVEIGSLLLLSAQVCYTEKNNAQVRVHSEVYDPATRVHHTTNVFHFTFMLENEIPSIVPRTYGESMLYLDGKRHFDSAMKENIAP, from the exons AGACCATGTGCAAGCAATGAATGAAAGGAAAGCTTTACATACCCTCCTTGCAAAAAACCAAGCTGACCTGCCCCCTAGGAAGATGAGAGACAGCTATATAGAAGTTATCCTGCCTTTGGGAAGTCAACCTGAAATAAGAGAAAAATATCTGAACGTGCACAACTCTGTCAG GTTTGGCCGAATTCTTGAAGATCTTGATAGCTTAGGAG TTCTGATTTGTTATACACACACAAAGCATGAAGCTGGTCAGATGTCTCCTTTGTCGATTGTTACAGCGCTGGTGGATAAAATTG gaTTATGGAAGCAGGATATTCGTCCAGACTGTGATATCAAGTTCGTTGGGAATGTTTCATGGGTAGGAAGGACATCAATGGAAGTAAAGATGCACATGCTTCAG TTTCACGATGGTGCCTATCATCCTGTATTAGATGCAACTTTTGTCATGGTGGCCCGTGATCCAGAAAACAAAAG gccagcaTTTGTGAATCCACTGATTCTTGAAAGTCCAGAAGAGGAAAAAATCTTTAAGGAAGGCGAAG CAAACAAGACCAGAAGAGTTGATTCCAGTAGGGCTTCCTTGCTAAAAATGGCTCCTACTGCAGAAGAAAGAAACATTGTACATGACATATTTCTTAATACACTGGACCCAAG GACGGTGAGTTTTCGGAGTCGGCTGCTGCCACCCACCGCAGTGTGGATGGAAGATGCAAAACTGAAAGGTCTGGAAATCTGCCATCCTCAG GAACGCAACATTTTCAATAGAATCTTTGGGGGATTTCTCATGAGGAAGGCATATGAACTTGGATGGGCTTGTGCCTACAGCTATGG AAACTCCCGGCCTTATGTGGTAGCTGTAGATGATATCATGTTTCAAAAACCAGTTGAAATTGGATCTTTGTTACTACTTTCTGCCCAG gtatgCTATACTGAAAAAAATAATGCCCAGGTTCGAGTACACAGTGAGGTGTATGATCCAGCTACCAGAGTGCACCATACAACCAATGTCTTCCACTTCACATTTATGTTAGAAAATGAGATACCAAGTATTGTTCCCAGAACATATGGCG AATCCATGCTGTATCTGGATGGGAAGCGGCACTTTGATTCCGCCATGAAAGAAAACATAGCACCCTAG
- the ACOT9 gene encoding acyl-coenzyme A thioesterase 9, mitochondrial isoform X2, with the protein MLSPRWFSLSKACPALARMLTSSPSGSQVSQTMEEVRNRLREIVGASTNWRDHVQAMNERKALHTLLAKNQADLPPRKMRDSYIEVILPLGSQPEIREKYLNVHNSVRFGRILEDLDSLGVLICYTHTKHEAGQMSPLSIVTALVDKIGLWKQDIRPDCDIKFVGNVSWVGRTSMEVKMHMLQFHDGAYHPVLDATFVMVARDPENKRPAFVNPLILESPEEEKIFKEGEANKTRRVDSSRASLLKMAPTAEERNIVHDIFLNTLDPRTVSFRSRLLPPTAVWMEDAKLKGLEICHPQERNIFNRIFGGFLMRKAYELGWACAYSYGNSRPYVVAVDDIMFQKPVEIGSLLLLSAQVCYTEKNNAQVRVHSEVYDPATRVHHTTNVFHFTFMLENEIPSIVPRTYGESMLYLDGKRHFDSAMKENIAP; encoded by the exons TGCGAAATAGATTGAGGGAGATAGTGGGAGCATCTACCAATTGGAG AGACCATGTGCAAGCAATGAATGAAAGGAAAGCTTTACATACCCTCCTTGCAAAAAACCAAGCTGACCTGCCCCCTAGGAAGATGAGAGACAGCTATATAGAAGTTATCCTGCCTTTGGGAAGTCAACCTGAAATAAGAGAAAAATATCTGAACGTGCACAACTCTGTCAG GTTTGGCCGAATTCTTGAAGATCTTGATAGCTTAGGAG TTCTGATTTGTTATACACACACAAAGCATGAAGCTGGTCAGATGTCTCCTTTGTCGATTGTTACAGCGCTGGTGGATAAAATTG gaTTATGGAAGCAGGATATTCGTCCAGACTGTGATATCAAGTTCGTTGGGAATGTTTCATGGGTAGGAAGGACATCAATGGAAGTAAAGATGCACATGCTTCAG TTTCACGATGGTGCCTATCATCCTGTATTAGATGCAACTTTTGTCATGGTGGCCCGTGATCCAGAAAACAAAAG gccagcaTTTGTGAATCCACTGATTCTTGAAAGTCCAGAAGAGGAAAAAATCTTTAAGGAAGGCGAAG CAAACAAGACCAGAAGAGTTGATTCCAGTAGGGCTTCCTTGCTAAAAATGGCTCCTACTGCAGAAGAAAGAAACATTGTACATGACATATTTCTTAATACACTGGACCCAAG GACGGTGAGTTTTCGGAGTCGGCTGCTGCCACCCACCGCAGTGTGGATGGAAGATGCAAAACTGAAAGGTCTGGAAATCTGCCATCCTCAG GAACGCAACATTTTCAATAGAATCTTTGGGGGATTTCTCATGAGGAAGGCATATGAACTTGGATGGGCTTGTGCCTACAGCTATGG AAACTCCCGGCCTTATGTGGTAGCTGTAGATGATATCATGTTTCAAAAACCAGTTGAAATTGGATCTTTGTTACTACTTTCTGCCCAG gtatgCTATACTGAAAAAAATAATGCCCAGGTTCGAGTACACAGTGAGGTGTATGATCCAGCTACCAGAGTGCACCATACAACCAATGTCTTCCACTTCACATTTATGTTAGAAAATGAGATACCAAGTATTGTTCCCAGAACATATGGCG AATCCATGCTGTATCTGGATGGGAAGCGGCACTTTGATTCCGCCATGAAAGAAAACATAGCACCCTAG
- the ACOT9 gene encoding acyl-coenzyme A thioesterase 9, mitochondrial isoform X1, whose product MLSPRWFSLSKACPALARMLTSSPSGSQVSQTMEEGHSPIHVNNVRNRLREIVGASTNWRDHVQAMNERKALHTLLAKNQADLPPRKMRDSYIEVILPLGSQPEIREKYLNVHNSVRFGRILEDLDSLGVLICYTHTKHEAGQMSPLSIVTALVDKIGLWKQDIRPDCDIKFVGNVSWVGRTSMEVKMHMLQFHDGAYHPVLDATFVMVARDPENKRPAFVNPLILESPEEEKIFKEGEANKTRRVDSSRASLLKMAPTAEERNIVHDIFLNTLDPRTVSFRSRLLPPTAVWMEDAKLKGLEICHPQERNIFNRIFGGFLMRKAYELGWACAYSYGNSRPYVVAVDDIMFQKPVEIGSLLLLSAQVCYTEKNNAQVRVHSEVYDPATRVHHTTNVFHFTFMLENEIPSIVPRTYGESMLYLDGKRHFDSAMKENIAP is encoded by the exons TGCGAAATAGATTGAGGGAGATAGTGGGAGCATCTACCAATTGGAG AGACCATGTGCAAGCAATGAATGAAAGGAAAGCTTTACATACCCTCCTTGCAAAAAACCAAGCTGACCTGCCCCCTAGGAAGATGAGAGACAGCTATATAGAAGTTATCCTGCCTTTGGGAAGTCAACCTGAAATAAGAGAAAAATATCTGAACGTGCACAACTCTGTCAG GTTTGGCCGAATTCTTGAAGATCTTGATAGCTTAGGAG TTCTGATTTGTTATACACACACAAAGCATGAAGCTGGTCAGATGTCTCCTTTGTCGATTGTTACAGCGCTGGTGGATAAAATTG gaTTATGGAAGCAGGATATTCGTCCAGACTGTGATATCAAGTTCGTTGGGAATGTTTCATGGGTAGGAAGGACATCAATGGAAGTAAAGATGCACATGCTTCAG TTTCACGATGGTGCCTATCATCCTGTATTAGATGCAACTTTTGTCATGGTGGCCCGTGATCCAGAAAACAAAAG gccagcaTTTGTGAATCCACTGATTCTTGAAAGTCCAGAAGAGGAAAAAATCTTTAAGGAAGGCGAAG CAAACAAGACCAGAAGAGTTGATTCCAGTAGGGCTTCCTTGCTAAAAATGGCTCCTACTGCAGAAGAAAGAAACATTGTACATGACATATTTCTTAATACACTGGACCCAAG GACGGTGAGTTTTCGGAGTCGGCTGCTGCCACCCACCGCAGTGTGGATGGAAGATGCAAAACTGAAAGGTCTGGAAATCTGCCATCCTCAG GAACGCAACATTTTCAATAGAATCTTTGGGGGATTTCTCATGAGGAAGGCATATGAACTTGGATGGGCTTGTGCCTACAGCTATGG AAACTCCCGGCCTTATGTGGTAGCTGTAGATGATATCATGTTTCAAAAACCAGTTGAAATTGGATCTTTGTTACTACTTTCTGCCCAG gtatgCTATACTGAAAAAAATAATGCCCAGGTTCGAGTACACAGTGAGGTGTATGATCCAGCTACCAGAGTGCACCATACAACCAATGTCTTCCACTTCACATTTATGTTAGAAAATGAGATACCAAGTATTGTTCCCAGAACATATGGCG AATCCATGCTGTATCTGGATGGGAAGCGGCACTTTGATTCCGCCATGAAAGAAAACATAGCACCCTAG